In Sporosarcina sp. PTS2304, a genomic segment contains:
- a CDS encoding cytochrome c biogenesis CcdA family protein: MGADVNILFAFGAGFLSFISPCVLPLYPAFISYITGMSLDDLGDKSKGMGRTGVLHTLFFLLGFSVVFVILGFSTSFIGSIFLQYQDLIRQLGAIFIVVFGLMTIGLFKPEFLMKEKKLQFKNRPAGYLGTALIGLAFSAGWQPCMGPIIGAIIYLAATNPASSMLYMMLYVLGFAIPFFFLSFFITRIGWIRKHSMKITKIGGYLMIAFGILLFFDGMVFLTSLLSPIFGDFQGF; this comes from the coding sequence TTGGGAGCGGACGTAAATATTTTATTCGCATTTGGAGCTGGCTTCTTAAGCTTCATTTCTCCTTGCGTGTTACCGCTATATCCGGCCTTTATATCATACATCACTGGCATGTCACTCGATGATCTCGGGGATAAGTCAAAAGGTATGGGGCGTACGGGTGTTTTACATACGCTGTTTTTTTTACTAGGATTTTCAGTCGTATTTGTGATTTTAGGATTCAGTACATCGTTTATCGGATCGATCTTTTTGCAGTATCAAGATTTGATTCGTCAATTGGGTGCGATTTTCATCGTAGTATTCGGTTTGATGACAATCGGCTTATTTAAACCAGAGTTTTTAATGAAAGAGAAAAAGCTTCAATTCAAAAATCGACCGGCCGGCTATTTAGGTACAGCCTTGATCGGCTTGGCGTTTTCAGCTGGTTGGCAGCCGTGTATGGGTCCAATCATCGGTGCGATTATTTATCTCGCAGCAACCAATCCAGCGTCCAGTATGCTGTATATGATGTTGTATGTACTCGGTTTTGCGATTCCATTCTTTTTCTTATCGTTCTTTATTACACGAATTGGTTGGATCCGCAAACATAGTATGAAAATCACGAAAATCGGTGGCTACTTAATGATCGCATTCGGTATTCTATTGTTCTTTGACGGTATGG